The following are encoded together in the Cicer arietinum cultivar CDC Frontier isolate Library 1 chromosome 2, Cicar.CDCFrontier_v2.0, whole genome shotgun sequence genome:
- the LOC101500908 gene encoding aldehyde oxidase GLOX-like, whose amino-acid sequence MHAYITPSCLPLVRQHTVNNPVLPKQTKTMAFKIKNAQSFLLHLITTTIIITTTNSQTTTTRTTTTSNTLLGHWVQLQTSIGISAMHMQVMKDNKVIIFDRTDFGPSNISLSNGHCRYNPRDISLKLDCTAHSILYDISSNTLRPLTLQTDAWCSSGALNVNGTLIQTGGFNDGYNKLRTFTPCPQTNNCDWNELPQNLTSSRWYASNQILPNGRIIVVGGRSSFSYEFVPKSLNDVSFFYLRFLQITRDSNPGEENNLYPFLHLLPDGNLFIFANRRSILFDYNRNRVIKEFPIIPGEEKRNYPSTGSSVMLPLNLTGLGNGSLLEVEIMVCGGAFPGAFELANKHKVFVEASRTCGRLKVSDLKPEWVMEVMPMPRVMPDMILLPTGNLIILNGAGNGTAGWENAANPVFYPVLYRPGLADPLPRFQLLAPASTPRMYHSSAVLLPDGRILVGGSNPHRIYDFRSYPYPTELSLDAYYPDYLGPEFGGLRPVIMSVEAVYNTASYGGLFSVTFALREVREINGIKVTMVAPSFTTHSFAMNQRVLVLEMTAMEEVGNLVYKATIRGPTSLTVAPPGYYMLYVVHAGIPSVAVWVHVT is encoded by the coding sequence ATGCATGCATATATAACACCTTCATGTTTACCACTGGTGAGGCAGCATACAGTAAATAATCCTGTGTtgccaaaacaaactaaaaccATGGCGTTCAAGATCAAGAATGCACAATCTTTCCTCCTCCAcctaataacaacaacaatcatCATAACCACCACAAATTCACAAACCACCACAACCAGAACCACAACTACAAGCAACACATTGTTAGGCCACTGGGTTCAACTCCAAACAAGCATAGGTATCTCAGCCATGCACATGCAAGTAATGAAAGACAACAAAGTTATCATCTTCGACAGAACTGATTTCGGCCCATCCAACATCTCTCTCTCCAACGGCCATTGCCGTTACAACCCACGTGACATTTCACTCAAACTCGACTGCACAGCTCACTCCATTCTCTAcgacatttcatcaaacaccctCCGTCCTTtaactcttcaaaccgacgctTGGTGTTCCTCCGGTGCTCTCAACGTTAACGGTACGTTAATCCAAACCGGTGGTTTCAACGACGGTTACAACAAACTCAGAACTTTCACTCCTTGTCCTCAAACCAATAACTGCGATTGGAACGAACTTCCTCAGAATTTAACTTCAAGTCGTTGGTATGCTTCCAATCAGATTCTCCCAAACGGTAGAATCATCGTCGTTGGTGGTCGTTCGTCTTTTTCTTACGAATTCGTACCCAAGAGTTTAAACGACGTGTCGTTTTTTTATCTCAGATTCTTGCAAATCACGCGTGATTCTAACCCTGGTGAAGAAAACAATCTTTACCCTTTCTTGCATCTTTTACCGGACggtaatctttttattttcgCTAACCGTCGTtcgattttatttgattataaccGTAATAGGGTAATAAAGGAATTTCCAATTATACCTGgagaagaaaagagaaattATCCAAGTACTGGCTCTTCCGTTATGTTACCGTTAAATTTAACGGGGTTAGGAAATGGAAGTTTACTGGAGGTTGAAATTATGGTGTGCGGTGGCGCGTTTCCCGGAGCGTTTGAATTGGCTAATAAACATAAAGTGTTTGTGGAAGCTTCTAGAACGTGTGGGAGGTTGAAGGTTAGTGATTTGAAACCTGAATGGGTTATGGAGGTTATGCCGATGCCACGTGTCATGCCAGATATGATTTTGTTACCGACGGGgaatttgattattttgaaCGGTGCAGGGAATGGTACTGCGGGTTGGGAGAACGCAGCAAACCCGGTTTTCTATCCAGTTTTATATCGACCCGGTTTGGCTGACCCGTTGCCGAGGTTTCAGTTATTAGCTCCAGCGAGCACTCCAAGGATGTATCATTCTTCGGCTGTGTTGTTGCCAGATGGCAGGATTTTAGTGGGTGGGAGTAACCCGCATAGGATTTATGATTTTCGGTCGTATCCGTACCCGACAGAGTTGAGTTTGGACGCGTATTATCCGGATTATCTTGGGCCTGAATTTGGTGGGCTGAGGCCCGTGATTATGTCGGTGGAGGCAGTTTATAATACGGCGTCTTATGGGGGTTTGTTTTCGGTGACGTTTGCGTTGAGGGAGGTTAGGGAGATTAATGGGATTAAGGTTACGATGGTGGCGCCATCATTTACTACTCACTCGTTTGCGATGAATCAACGGGTGTTGGTTTTAGAAATGACGGCTATGGAGGAGGTTGGGAATTTGGTTTATAAGGCTACAATTCGTGGGCCCACTTCGCTTACGGTGGCGCCACCTGGATACTATATGCTTTATGTTGTCCACGCTGGAATTCCGAGTGTTGCTGTTTGGGTTCATGTTACTTGA